In Triticum aestivum cultivar Chinese Spring chromosome 5B, IWGSC CS RefSeq v2.1, whole genome shotgun sequence, the following proteins share a genomic window:
- the LOC123116227 gene encoding uncharacterized protein DDB_G0292642: MGSRAAPPLAGHDPSPAMASSASATATATATVKSDAPFCPIDISSDEDDDVIVLGSSNSREEMQIQQAILLSLDPSRDQAAVPSSSGTAVAGTSEGSIPVRKGRRKLGSELPLFPVDSSRSPSKPETRQVIDLDDDSPPQVIDLDDDDGCSLIFLKDIASGKRKLFEKGECSNSAKGFDCTICMETVPGVERFRISGCRHAFCASCVRQYIAARVEENLLAIGCPEPGCKDGVLHPEECRRVIPTPLFHRWGAALCDMALGELKFYCPFKDCSALLVDDDPGDGDAAAAAAKVECPHCKRMFCAKCKVPWHEGVECAEFQRLGDDERGREDLLLRKVAQQSKWQRCPKCKIYVERVDGCTFIACRCGHCFCYLCGATMARTNHYCAKCKRTW, translated from the exons ATGGGAAGCAGAGCAGCGCCGCCGCTGGCTGGACACGACCCGTCGCCGGCCATGGCGtcctccgcctccgccaccgccaccgccaccgccaccgtgaAGTCCGACGCTCCCTTCTGCCCCATCGACATCTCGTCCGATGAGGACGACGACGTGATAGTCCTTGGCTCCTCCAACAGCCGCGAGGAGATGCAGATCCAGCAGGCCATCCTCCTCTCACTCGACCCCTCTCGCGACCAGGCCGCCGTCCCCTCCTCCTCCGGAACCGCCGTCGCCGGGACCTCCGAAGGGTCCATTCCAGTCCGCAAGGGGAGGCGCAAACTAGGATCGGAGCTGCCCCTGTTTCCTGTCGATTCCAGCAGATCTCCGTCGAAACCAGAGACGCGTCAAGTCATCGACTTGGACGACGACAGCCCCCCTCAAGTGATCGATCTAGACGATGATGATGGTTGCAGCTTGATCTTCCTCAAAGACATCGCCAGCGGCAAGAGGAAGCTGTTCGAGAAAGGCGAATGCTCCAACAGCGCCAAGGGCTTCGACTGCACGATCTGCATGGAGACGGTTCCCGGCGTCGAGCGCTTCCGCATCTCCGGGTGCCGGCACGCGTTCTGCGCCAGCTGCGTGAGGCAGTACATCGCCGCGAGGGTCGAGGAGAACCTGCTGGCCATCGGCTGCCCCGAACCGGGCTGCAAGGACGGCGTGCTGCACCCGGAGGAGTGCCGGCGCGTGATCCCGACGCCGCTGTTCCACAGGTGGGGCGCCGCGCTCTGCGACATGGCGCTAGGCGAGCTCAAGTTCTACTGCCCCTTCAAGGACTGTTCGGCGCTGCTGGTGGACGACGACCCCGGtgacggcgacgcggcggcggcggcggccaaggtgGAGTGCCCCCATTGCAAGCGGATGTTCTGCGCGAAGTGCAAGGTGCCGTGGCACGAGGGGGTGGAGTGCGCCGAGTTCCAGCGGCTCGGGGACGACGAGCGCGGGCGGGAGGACCTGCTGCTGAGGAAGGTCGCGCAGCAGAGCAAGTGGCAGAGGTGCCCCAAGTGCAAGATCTACGTCGAGAGGGTGGACGGCTGCACCTTCATCGCCTGCAG GTGCGGGCACTGCTTCTGCTACCTGTGCGGCGCTACGATGGCGAGGACCAACCATTATTGCGCAAAGTGCAAGCGTACGTGGTGA